A part of Aegilops tauschii subsp. strangulata cultivar AL8/78 chromosome 2, Aet v6.0, whole genome shotgun sequence genomic DNA contains:
- the LOC109782332 gene encoding uncharacterized protein, translated as MVAPIAVASAGLGMLAGVAMANRSMQEGRPAAAVRWPLLQKPRCATCSGTGRVECLCSRWSDGDGSGCRTCAGTRRMPCRSCGGSGTGRRAPVRIATASATPLRPRASTR; from the coding sequence ATGGTGGCGCCGATCGCGGTGGCGTCGGCGGGGCTGGGGATGCTGGCGGGGGTGGCGATGGCCAACAGGTCCATGCAGGAGGGGAGGCCCGCGGCGGCGGTGCGTTGGCCGCTGCTGCAGAAGCCGCGATGCGCCACATGCAGCGGGACGGGAAGGGTGGAGTGCCTGTGCTCCCGGTGGTCCGACGGGGACGGCTCAGGCTGCCGGACCTGCGCGGGCACCCGGAGGATGCCTTGCCGGAGCTGCGGCGGGTCCGGGACCGGACGCCGGGCGCCCGTGCGGATTGCCACCGCCTCCGCCACGCCACTCCGGCCACGGGCGAGCACGCGGTGA